Genomic DNA from Dioscorea cayenensis subsp. rotundata cultivar TDr96_F1 chromosome 1, TDr96_F1_v2_PseudoChromosome.rev07_lg8_w22 25.fasta, whole genome shotgun sequence:
gccttttttttttgccctGCACTTGGGCTGAAGCTGAAGCGCTTGCTTAGGCAGTGCTTTTTTGATGGTGCTTGGCCTAGTTCGTTATGAGGTGCTATAGTCTCATCTCGCGTCGTTTGGGCTCTTAAGCGAGCATTTTTTGCGCTTTTAATATCACCGCTAACACCATTCACTTTGTAATGGCATTTAATCTCACTTTGATGGTTGTGTGTTTATGCTATCTCAATTAACTTGCATGAACTACAGTCTTtctcatttataatttattggGAGTTgaagtatattaaatataaagggtacatttgaaaaaaataataataatatttaatacttcacAAATTTTCAAAATGGCCAACTAATAAGGACCAAAGAGAACCTCTAAAATGGGAGAAGTAAAAAGGACCGTATggaacatatatgtatatgtatatatcttttgtatttttgtttttttgaactGCCAGCATGAACTTAAGTCTTGATTATCACATTACAAATTATGTTTTTCCGTTATCAGTATGATTGTGTGTGACATCTTTCTCAATAAGTTTGCACGAAGTCTGGTCTTGGCTGTTCCATTGTACCAGAAATTACTAATTGATCATCTTTCTACAATGCATCATTATTTTAAGTTGTTAAAAGCTAGAACAAGCTAGTTAGTTTTTTTAAGTATCAGCTGATGTATTGTGAGAATCTGATCCAGGTTGATCCAAAATCCATTGTCTGGTTTTTATACAGACAGAAGCAGTTCAAACTGGGCAACAGATTCTGATGCTTATGCAGGCAGTAACCAGGATGACAGTAAAAGTGGACGTAATTACATCTCCACTTTCTTCAATTCAGCGAAGCAGAAAGTTGCTGGCGTCAAATGGTCTCCCCCAAACAAGGGGCCGTTTGAAAGCGTAAAATTTGAGCCTAATGCTGACTCTCATACTTCAAATAAGATTACAACATCTGCAACTGATTGTGGAACCAATCAGAATCTTGTTAATGTTGATGTAGAAGAGTTGCCTTTATCAAGCaattttataaatgataaaCATGAGGAGCAAGAGTCCAGTAGTAGGCATTTGCGAGATGATGACGGGCGCACCCGCAGCGTTGGGTGatacttttgataaattcaaatCTGACCAAGAGGCCAAGCTAGAGAAATGGCTTCAAGAAGCCTAAATATGAGTGTGCTTATTATAGGAAATTTTGTAAATCAAACGTTTATCTCAAATGCTAGATGAAAAAGGAAACAGTATTTTATGAAATGCTGACTGATTTAATGTACACACTATTTTTATTACAGGCCAGTGAGTGTGCATGGATGAAATTTGTAATGCATTCTTACCTGTTTTGTATCAGTAATGAGCTTCAGGAGCTTCAGGATAAAATGATCAATGCACACACAGTGGTAAGCTTTTCATCAAATCATCtccatatttaataataattgtccGCCGGCTAAGCATCACTGACTTCTATTTACAATGGCTACTAAAATCTTCTGTTTACTATTGACTACAATAATACTAGCACTGTCATAGAATTGCTTCTTGGAGTTACTACCTCTATTACAGGTAATGGTTTACACAACCATAAACtctccaaaaaaacaaaacaaatactaATGGGGTTGGGGTTACTTACTCGCACATATGGCCACTGATTGCTCATTTCATCATAGACTTCAAATTAGATAAGTTTTGTCTATGTTTTCAGACAAAGGCAGGGTTCTTTCAGCCAGCAAGCGAGCTTCTATcagagtttttctttaaaatgaaAACCACCCTCTCAGTATACCAATTAGCATACTAAAATTTCCAGGTCTTCAAGGCATCATTTGAGACAACCAAATCAACTCCTGGTGCAAAGTAAAGAACAAAGTTCTGTGTCTCATATCATTTTAGGTGTAAATTAACGAGAGATTCTTGTATTTAAAGCTTTATTCTCATTGTCATTTTTTGCTTAATATAGTTAAGCATATACTCAtttcaacttaattaattaattttaaacataaaattaaaacatattaccccgattaaaaatttatagaaaatattaaataactaatattaatcataaataatGAGATAATCTTACTATTTCATGATGATAATatccatcaaattaaatcaaaccaaacaatataatagtaaatataacatttttaattacaccaaatcaaacaacaataatgtaaattaaaatacataatttttacTTGCACGTGATTAACTTAAAATTGCTTCTATTACAAGTAAAGGTTTCCACAACCATAAACCCtctaaagaagcaaaacaaatattaatggGGGGTGGGGTCACTCGCATAGATGGCCACTGATTGCTCATATACATGCACGAGAGATAAGAGATAATTACGGTCCGTAGCTACATATGTACAAATACAATGTGTGACTTGAAATCAGTGTTCATGAAGTGGACAACAGCACATGAAGAACATTGAATTATTATAACGAGATACATCAAATATGGTGGTTTATAACGACATACATAAAATATGGTGGTTTAGCAAGGTGATCACTGATCACGAATCCTCCGCCAAGTTATCAACATATTTCACAAATCTCTGAGCAAGGCCTTGCCGTTTACTACTGGTATAGATATTGCTCAAGGATTTCGCCGCTGCCAGtaacttggttttctttagaGCGTGTGGGATGTATATATCCTCTTGATCTACGGAGGATGTTTCTTTACTTGATGAGGGTTGATTTGCAACCTCCATCAGGGAAGCACTTAGGAGTTTGAACCAGTCTTCCAGAAAACTTGCTTTCTACAATTAAATACATGATCAAATTTACGCATAACAAGATGTTAACTCTGCATTACTCAACATAGCTAtgaattttacaaacttagaaCTGACATTCTTTTCCgagtaaatatattatatttctcaTTACTTGTTAAGCTGGCAAAAACTCTAATGCCTATGGCCGGGAATGAAAAAATAaccttaataatattttgttgtttgtttccCTTCtgtaatatgatttttttcagcTCACAAAGGTGATTTAAATACCGTCTATCAAGCATGTGTATCAAATACTACACtaagtaaacaaataaatgtTGTACCACAGGGTTTTTGTAAGAGTTGATTTGTTTGTGTACCTATCCATTCTATCACAAGTTATAAGTCGCAGACAATATGAATATATAGCAGCTAAAGGAAAAAAGCTTATCCTAGGAGAAAATTCACttactttgattaaaaaatcctTTAAAGCCTGATCATCCTCACTGGATGCAAAGCCAAGCACATGTAAAGAGGTCAAAGTAACCTGTAAAATCAGTGATTCACCAACTCCACCAAGGAAAGAATGTCATATAATTTCATGCATGGGTTAAGATTCACAAATCCAACCTGCTTCTCAAGACTTCCCTTGTACTTGAAACCCGATGGTGTTGAAGTCTGATCTGAATTTAATGTTTCAAGTACATGCACTAGACTTTGAACAACATCAGCAAATGAGTTTCCATAATCTGCATTTTACAAATAACAAAGTACAACAATGATATGATTATAGTTGATCGTTATGTTCAATGAAAGTAGGGGAAATCAATAGTATGCATTAATGCACAAATAATGAAAGCTTACAAcattatatataagaatattacTGCAACATTACAAACAGGAGGACAATGCATAGTATCACTCTCATGGAATTCACAATCAATAACAAGCCCTTAAATTGCGCTCAAGACTTTCAGGTAAGCATAATACAGCTAAttagctttttaaaatattctcaAAATGATTGAAGTCTGCTAGATAAACATATTCTCTACCTCATTTAGCAGTggtaaaaggaaaaattattggGTCCATGCAGGATGAATTTCCTCAgtgcatgctttttttttttttagataatagCAGAACATACCAAACTGGACTATAAAGAGACGAACATACAATCTCTAGGCTACATGCTAAGCAGAACA
This window encodes:
- the LOC120265689 gene encoding uncharacterized protein LOC120265689 isoform X1; its protein translation is MHDLSPVDGFMDVKEGVDEMIKYLANEPSVGLFFVQQHAQTSMPYLLGVKDKVMEKIHEVTLHTEDIEDSIHVVNSMSECGLSIANDMIQDINRSLLIMSTSQPKRGLIQNPLSGFYTDRSSSNWATDSDAYAGSNQDDSKSGRNYISTFFNSAKQKVAGVKWSPPNKGPFESVKFEPNADSHTSNKITTSATDCGTNQNLVNVDVEELPLSSNFINDKHEEQESSSRHLRDDDGRTRSVG
- the LOC120265689 gene encoding uncharacterized protein LOC120265689 isoform X2, translating into MIKYLANEPSVGLFFVQQHAQTSMPYLLGVKDKVMEKIHEVTLHTEDIEDSIHVVNSMSECGLSIANDMIQDINRSLLIMSTSQPKRGLIQNPLSGFYTDRSSSNWATDSDAYAGSNQDDSKSGRNYISTFFNSAKQKVAGVKWSPPNKGPFESVKFEPNADSHTSNKITTSATDCGTNQNLVNVDVEELPLSSNFINDKHEEQESSSRHLRDDDGRTRSVG